Proteins from a genomic interval of Cupriavidus pauculus:
- a CDS encoding DUF1269 domain-containing protein — MRKRIFWLLPDLASARRTMDDLLLARIENRHIHFVGRDGADMTGLHEANLFQTSDIVHAAEMGLMVGGGVGIVAGVVVAMFPIVSDTPQWGLVGVLAVLGAVFGAWASSMIGSSAPNSRLRVFEKDIESGKLLLMVDVPRGRVEEIETLLQNAHPEARFAGLDPAVPAFP, encoded by the coding sequence ATGCGCAAACGGATCTTCTGGTTGTTGCCGGACCTGGCGAGCGCCCGCCGCACCATGGACGACCTGCTGCTGGCCCGCATCGAGAACCGCCACATCCACTTCGTGGGACGCGACGGCGCCGACATGACGGGCCTGCACGAAGCCAACCTGTTCCAGACCTCGGACATCGTCCACGCGGCCGAAATGGGCCTGATGGTGGGCGGTGGCGTGGGCATCGTGGCAGGCGTGGTGGTGGCGATGTTCCCGATCGTCAGCGATACCCCGCAGTGGGGCCTGGTCGGCGTGCTGGCGGTGCTGGGCGCGGTGTTCGGCGCGTGGGCATCGAGCATGATCGGCAGCTCGGCCCCGAACAGCCGGTTGCGCGTGTTCGAGAAGGATATCGAGTCGGGCAAGCTGCTGCTGATGGTGGACGTGCCGCGCGGCCGCGTGGAGGAAATCGAGACGCTGCTGCAGAACGCCCATCCGGAAGCCCGCTTTGCCGGCCTGGACCCCGCCGTCCCGGCCTTTCCCTGA
- a CDS encoding C39 family peptidase, with protein sequence MIMRSLLGRAVLLAAALGGIASAHADTIRVPGDQGNSYYVPVTSLREARFRTTIRQQYDFSCGSAAVATLLTYQYNFPTTEQTVFANMYVNGDQAKIRAEGFSLLDMKRFLESRGFQADGYELPLSKLEEAQIPAIVLIVENGYHHFVVVKGVKGNRVLIGDPARGTRALERDYFERIWDSSLLFVIHNRTDQARFNQASDWRVAPTGPYSTGVPRDSLFFTVMPKHGISDF encoded by the coding sequence ATGATCATGCGCAGCCTGCTGGGAAGGGCCGTCCTGCTGGCGGCGGCGCTGGGCGGCATCGCCAGCGCCCACGCCGACACGATCCGCGTGCCCGGCGACCAGGGCAACTCGTACTACGTGCCGGTCACGAGCCTGCGCGAGGCGCGGTTCCGCACGACCATCCGGCAGCAATACGACTTCAGTTGCGGCTCGGCGGCCGTGGCCACGCTGCTGACGTACCAGTACAACTTTCCGACGACCGAGCAGACGGTGTTCGCGAACATGTACGTGAACGGCGACCAGGCCAAGATCCGGGCCGAGGGCTTCTCGCTGCTCGACATGAAGCGGTTCCTGGAGTCGCGCGGCTTCCAGGCCGACGGCTACGAGCTGCCGCTATCGAAGCTGGAGGAAGCGCAGATCCCGGCGATCGTGCTGATCGTGGAGAACGGCTACCACCATTTCGTCGTGGTGAAGGGCGTCAAGGGCAACCGTGTCCTGATTGGCGACCCGGCCCGCGGCACCCGCGCGCTGGAGCGCGACTACTTCGAACGGATCTGGGACAGCAGCCTGCTGTTCGTGATCCACAACCGGACCGACCAGGCCCGTTTCAACCAGGCGTCGGACTGGCGGGTAGCGCCGACCGGGCCATATTCCACAGGCGTGCCGCGAGACAGTCTGTTCTTCACCGTCATGCCCAAGCATGGCATCTCTGATTTTTGA
- a CDS encoding acetate kinase, which yields MKKRSLQGIGYAGCSMLLLGGMAQAQTSPYAGPPAASRLEALQKELAVQARQLEEMRRALAEQQATIRELRNTVNSDTLSHKRGGQGAGVTGGNMATNAAAAGAAASATQINNTAQQGVQAQQAPVAAPPDAPPQAQAAQPGESAAGVEEPVGRPPERETRPPEIAPIFDQPGVLTPANKLVVEPSFQYGYSSSDRVALVGYTVIPAILIGLVDVRQVKTSTYIGAMAFRYGITKRLEIEAKIPYVHSSSDTVSREVFTGTAFDNVFSSSGSGLGDVEATLRYQLNYGNEKMPFFIGWLRYKSNTGRDPFEVVTDCVTRCVSNTTGTGLPLGMPTGTGFQAIQPGVTWLLPTDPAVFFGTFSYLHNFARDNISRTVLNGEKEFLGKISPGDIFQFNFGMGLSLNEHASFSIGYDQSIIWPTKQNGQTIPGSVRITQGTLLVGYSYRFNNRYTLNLSVGAGLTRDTPDLTVTVRLPITF from the coding sequence ATGAAGAAGCGTTCGCTGCAGGGCATCGGCTATGCCGGATGCTCGATGCTGCTGTTGGGCGGCATGGCACAGGCGCAGACATCGCCGTATGCAGGCCCGCCAGCGGCCTCGCGGCTGGAAGCGCTGCAGAAGGAACTGGCCGTCCAGGCCCGCCAGCTAGAGGAAATGCGGCGCGCGCTGGCCGAACAGCAGGCCACCATCCGCGAACTGCGCAACACGGTGAACAGCGACACGCTGTCGCACAAGCGCGGCGGGCAGGGCGCGGGCGTGACCGGCGGCAACATGGCCACCAATGCCGCCGCCGCGGGCGCGGCCGCCAGCGCCACCCAGATCAACAACACCGCGCAGCAGGGCGTGCAGGCCCAGCAGGCACCCGTGGCCGCGCCGCCGGACGCCCCGCCGCAGGCGCAGGCCGCCCAGCCGGGCGAGTCCGCCGCGGGCGTGGAGGAACCGGTGGGCCGGCCGCCCGAGCGCGAGACCCGGCCGCCCGAGATCGCGCCGATCTTCGACCAGCCCGGCGTGCTGACGCCGGCCAACAAGCTCGTGGTGGAGCCCAGCTTCCAGTACGGCTACTCGTCCAGCGACCGCGTGGCGCTGGTGGGCTACACGGTCATTCCGGCCATCCTGATCGGGCTGGTGGACGTGCGGCAGGTCAAGACGTCCACCTACATCGGCGCGATGGCGTTCCGCTACGGCATCACCAAGCGGCTGGAGATCGAAGCCAAGATCCCGTACGTGCATTCCAGCAGCGATACGGTGAGCCGCGAGGTCTTCACCGGTACCGCGTTCGACAACGTGTTCAGCTCCAGCGGCAGCGGGCTGGGCGACGTGGAGGCGACGCTGCGCTACCAACTCAACTACGGCAACGAGAAGATGCCGTTCTTCATCGGCTGGCTGCGCTACAAGTCGAACACGGGGCGCGATCCGTTCGAGGTGGTGACCGACTGCGTCACCCGCTGCGTGAGCAACACCACGGGCACCGGCCTGCCGCTGGGCATGCCCACGGGCACGGGCTTCCAGGCCATCCAGCCGGGCGTGACGTGGCTGCTGCCGACCGATCCGGCCGTGTTCTTCGGCACGTTCAGCTACCTGCACAACTTTGCGCGCGACAACATCAGCCGCACCGTGCTGAACGGCGAGAAGGAATTCCTGGGCAAGATCTCGCCCGGCGACATCTTCCAGTTCAACTTCGGCATGGGCCTGTCGCTGAACGAGCATGCGTCGTTCAGTATCGGCTACGACCAGAGCATCATCTGGCCGACCAAGCAGAACGGGCAGACCATCCCGGGGTCGGTGCGGATCACGCAGGGCACGCTGCTGGTGGGCTACTCGTACCGCTTCAACAACCGCTACACGCTGAACCTGTCGGTGGGCGCCGGGCTCACGCGCGACACGCCCGACCTGACCGTCACCGTGCGCCTGCCGATCACATTCTGA